The Desulfovibrio sp. region GCTCGTTTCGTGGTTTCCCATGCTGCTGCTGGTGGGCGTGTGGATTTTCTTCATGCGCCAGATGCAGGGCGGGGGCGGCAAGGCCATGAGCTTTGGCCGGTCGCGCGCGCGTCTGCTCAATCAGGAAAGCGCCCGCGTTACCTTTGCCGACGTGGCTGGCGTTGACGAAGCCAAGGACGAACTTTCGGAAGTGGTGGAATTTCTTTCCAACCCCAAAAAGTTCACCCGTCTTGGCGGCCGCATTCCCAAGGGCGTGTTGCTCGTGGGCCCTCCCGGCACGGGTAAAACCCTGCTGGCCCGCGCCGTTGCCGGCGAGGCCGGGGTACCCTTCTTTTCCATCTCTGGCTCCGACTTTGTTGAAATGTTTGTGGGCGTGGGCGCCTCGCGCGTGCGCGACCTTTTTGTGCAGGGCAAAAAAAATGCTCCCTGTCTTATATTCATTGACGAAATCGACGCCGTGGGCCGCCAGCGTGGCGCTGGCCTTGGCGGCGGGCATGACGAACGCGAACAGACCCTGAACCAGCTGCTGGTTGAAATGGACGGTTTTGAAAGCAACGAGGGTGTTATCCTTATTGCCGCCACCAACCGTCCCGACGTTCTCGACCCCGCTCTGCTGCGTCCCGGCCGTTTTGACCGTCAGGTCATGGTTCCCACGCCCGACCTGCGTGGCCGCCGTCGCATTCTTGAAGTGCACACCAAGCGCACCCCGCTTGCCGCCGATGTTGATCTGGAAACCCTGGCACGCGGCACACCGGGCTTTTCGGGTGCTGATCTGGAAAACCTGGTCAACGAAGCAGCTCTTCAGGCCGCCAAGCTCAATCAGGACCGTCTGGACATGCACGATTTCGAGTATGCCAAGGACAAGGTTCTCATGGGCCGCGAACGCCGCAGCCTGATCCTTTCCGAAGAAGAAAAGCGCATCACCGCTTACCACGAAGGCGGCCACGCTCTTGCGGCCCGTCTGCTGCCCGGCTCTGACCCGGTGCACAAGGTCACCATCATTCCGCGTGGCCGTGCTCTGGGCGTCACCATGCAGCTGCCTGAAGAAGACCGCCACGGTTACTCGCGTACCTTCCTGCGCAACAACCTTGTGGTGCTGCTGGGTGGCCGCGTGGCTGAAGAGATCATTTTTGACGACATCACCACCGGTGCTTCCAACGACATTGAACGCGTCACGCGCATGGCCCGCAAAATGGTGTGCGAATGGGGCATGAGCGAAGCCGTGGGCACACTTGCCATTGGTGAAACCGGCGAAGAAGTTTTCATTGGCCGTGAATGGGTGCAGAATAAAAATTTCAGCGAAGACACCGCCCGTCTGGTGGATTCTGAAGTCAAGCGTATTGTGGAAGAGGCGCACAGCCGCTGCCGCCAGCTGCTTGAGGAAAACCTGGACGCCCTGCACCGCATCGCCCAGGCCCTGCTTGACCGCGAAACAATCACTGGTGACGATCTTGAGCTGCTCATGGACAATCAGGAACTGCCGCCGCTCGACAGCAACGGCAAGTCCACGCCGTCCACGACCAAGGCTAAGCCTGCCAAGCCCTCTGCAGACTTTGTCATTGAACCTGACAACAGCGCACAGAGCACGGAATCCAAAACCGAAAACGCTGCTGAAAAGGCTGATCCCAGCCGGAACAACAGTAACGAAAATGACCGATAGCACTCGCCAATCCGCTTTTGTTAAAAGCGCAGACTGGCATATTCTTGGGGGGCGGGCGTTAAAGACGCCCTCCCCCTTTGGCGTAATGGGCATTGTAAACCTGACCCCCGACTCGTTTTATGACGGCGGCCAGCACGACAGCCCCGTACCCGGCATCAGGCACGCCCTCGCCCTGCGCGATCAGGGAGCGGACATACTTGATCTGGGGGCGGAATCATCGCGTCCGGGAGCGGCAGAGCTTTCACCCCGGCAGGAAACACAGCGCCTGCTGCCAGTTCTGGCCGGTCTGCAACGCGAGGCACCAACTGCCATTATTTCCGTTGATACGTACCATGCCGAAACAGCCGCCAGTGTGCTGCAACTGGGCGTATCCATCATCAACGATATTTCCGCATGCTCGTTTGATCCGGCCCTGCTGGACGTTCTGGTGCAGTACAAACCCGGTTATGTGCTCATGCACAGTCAGGGTCGCCCCAAGACCATGCAGCAAAATCCCCGCTATGACGACGTGCGCCGTGAAGTGCGCGAGTTTTTTGAATGTGAGATGTCACGTCTGGTGCGCGCCGGTCTGCCGGAAGACCGCATTATGCTTGATCCCGGCATCGGCTTTGGCAAAACGCTCGAGCACAACCTGACCCTGCTCGCCCACCCCGAAGACTGGCTTGACCTTGGGCGCCCCGTGCTCATGGCACTTTCCATGAAGTCCGTCTTTGGCGGGCTGCTGGGCCTGCCGCCGCAACAGCGGGGGCTTGCCACGGCCACGGCCACGGCCTTGCTGCGCGGCAAGGGTATTTTCTGGCACAGGGTACACGATGTTGCTGCCGCCCGTCAGGCCATGACTGTTGCGCTTGCTCTTGAGGGTCACTAAAGAACCGTTTTTAACTGCGAGCTGCCGGTATGGTGCGATTTTTTACAACTCGCCCTTTTTTCGGAATACTGCTTGTATCACTGACGGTTAACCTATTGTTAACATGGGTTTTGGTAGACCGCACCCAGCAGGTCAACCACGTCAAGGTTGAAAGCATAGCCCGCTCGCAGCGCGACAATCTGCGCAACGAACTGCTGCGCCTTGTTTTCAAGATAGAAACCCTCAGTACGCTGGTTATTGATGGCAACGGCCGCATAGAAGAATTCGAACGTGTGGCCGCCGCCCTGCACGACGACCACACGATTCAGGCTTTTGCCCTGGCCCCCGGCGGCATCATCACCAGAGTCTACCCCTGTTCGCCTGCCAACAACAAACTTCTGGGGCAGAACCTGCTTGGCCCCGGTTTTGGCAGCCGGGAATCCATGGCCGCCCGCCACGCTCCCCGGCTCACCCTCACGGGGCCTGTCACCCTGTCTGATGGCAACACAGTCCTGATAGGTCGCCTCTCACTTTATTTCAACAATTCAGAGGGCCGCGCGCAGTATTGGGGAACAGCCGCCATATTTCTGCCTTTTCCCGACGTACTTGAGGTCTCTGACCTTTACATATTGGAGAACCTGAACCTGCCCTACGGCCTGTGGCGATCAGGCAAGCAGAAGGATGAAAGGATTCTGCTTGCTGGCAGCCAGGAATCGGCCAGTGGCCCCAACCATATTGAAGTACCGCTGAATATTCTTAACACCCGCTGGGATATTCACATCGGCGCAGGCAAGGCCTGGTACGAATCATTGGAAACATGGCTGTACGTGGCCCTGAGCATTCTTTTGAGCCTTTTCCTTGCTGGTCTTGTGCAACGAAACCATGATCTTATGGGTATTCGTACCTATCTGGAGGCCATTGCCTACAGGGATCCCCTCACCGGCGCGCTCAACAGACGTGGCCTGTTTGATGAATTGCAAAAACGAGTCGCGTCTGCCACCTGTAAAAAATTTACAATATATTACATAGATTTAAATAATTTTAAAGCCATCAACGACACCTATGGACATGAAGCCGGTGACCGAGTATTGCAACTATTCACGGAGGTTGTGCGCGCACATGCGCACGTGACCCACGTTATGGGCCGGATCGGTGGAGATGAGTTCATTCTGCTGCTCAACGGCTCACCGGATCCAGAGCTCGACCAAGAGGTTTTTGAAGCCATGCGCAAGGATCTGCAACGGGGGCTGCCCGCACAAAAAATTTCCGGCCCCATAACGTTCAGCATGGGCCGAGCCGTCTATCCGGACGACGCCCAGACTGCAGACGGGCTGCTCTCTTGTGCAGATGCCAGCATGTACCTCGAAAAGGCACGCGCCAGGGCCCGGAGCTAGAACAGACTAACACGCGCAACACCCCGCCGCTGGTAGCATTGCCCACGCGCCCCCTTGCGCTCATGGCGAACCCGGCTGGCTCTTGCGCCCGCAGTATCTGCCAGGCAGACTCAGGCAGTTGTGCTGCGGTTGCACGATACACATAGCTGCAAGGAACACACCGTGTTTGAGCATATTGCCATAGACTGGCGCGATATCATGGACATAGCCGTGGTCAGCATACTGCTGTATCAGGTCATCCAGATGTTGCGCGGATCGCGGGCTCTGACCGTTCTGACGGGTCTGGGCCTGCTTACCCTGCTGTACTTTTTTTCCAATGCCCTGGGGCTTTACACCCTCACGTGGCTCTTGCAACACATCTTCAGTTCCCTGTTCATTCTGATTGTGGTCATCTTCCAGGCCGACATCCGTCAGGCTCTGGGTGAAATGGGCGCACGGCCTATTTTCCGCCGCTCGAGCAGCCAGAAACCTGGCGTCGATGAAGTTGTGACCGCCTGTGTTGAAATGGCCCGACTGCGGGTGGGCGCTCTTATCGTCATTGAGCGGGGCATGCGCCTTGGCGACATGATCAAGCGCGAGGGCGTACGCATCGATGCCCAGCTTTCGCGCCAGCTGCTCATGAATATTTTTTATCCCAAAGCCCCCATGCACGATGGCGCTGTGATCATCAGCCGGGGCAGAATTACTGCCGCCGCCTGCATTTTGCCTCTGGCAGAAGCCAAGGGGCAGAACTTTGGCACACGCCATCGGGCGGCCCTTGGCATTGCCCGCGAAAGCGACGCTCTTGTTATTGTGGTATCTGAAGAAAGGGGCGAAATATCCGTTGCCCTCAAGGGTGAACTTATGCGCGCCCTTGACGCGGCACGTCTCAGGCAGGTGCTTGATGAAATCCTCTGATCCCTCGCGCCGCCCGCCGCATCTGCTTTCCATGCTGCTTGCAGTGTTTATTGCCGTAAGCATGTGGTACATGGTCAGCGTTCGCGACAGGCTCGAAGCGCAGATAGAAGTAAACCTCGACTACGTGGGTATTCCCGCCAATCTGGTGGTCACGGATGGCCTCATCAGCAAGGCGGTCGTACGCCTGCGCGGGCCAGAAACATTGCTGCGCTCTGTAACACAGGGCAAAATCATTCAGGCCGTAGACCTTTCCAGCATCAAAAAAGGCACCACGGTTGTGCCCCTTTCTGCAGAACATCTCGGAGCCCGGTTCCGCGCGTTTGAACTTATCGACGTGCAACCACCGCGCATTGTGGTAAAGGCCGACAACCTTCAGGAACGCAGCGTACCCGTACGGGCGGTGGTGGATTCGCCCCTGCGCGGAGGCGCGCTGACGGTGGAAAATGTCAGTGTCACCCCGGCCACGGTGGTGCTGCGCGGACCGGAATCTGTCATTTCGGCCATTTCAAGCGTGCCGCTTACCATCATGCTCGACCCCAAGGCTGCAGGCTCGACCGTACACCAGACCATTACGCTTGATACGCCAAGCATGGTCACGGCCAACCCGCCCTCGGTGAAGGTGCAGTATACCATCACCAGCGGTCGAACCGTTGTTTCGCGCCGCTGCAAGGTCGAGCTTGCCAAGGAAAGCAGGCCCTTCTATACAGTGGAGCCCGACGAGGTTGCCGTTCTGGTGGAAGTGCCTGATGCGCTGGCCAAAAATGGCCGCTACCTTGGGGAAATGGATATTTCGCTCATCACACCCGACATTCCGCCGGGTGAGAGTGTCAAGGTGCCCTTGCGCTTCAAACTGCCGGAAGGCATGACTCTCTTGAACCCCGTTACGGAAGAAGTTACGGTAACAAGAAAAAAGAAATAGGTTGCGCTGGCTTGCGGCCTGGGTATCTAACGCCGCAGCCTAGCCCCCATACCGCGTTGCGGCCTCGGCCCAGCGCGGCACAAAAAACTCAAAACGCTGCCACAGCCTTTACAGGGCGGGCACAGCGTAACGCATACTCAGGCAAGGAGTCTTCATGGCTGAGCGTCTTTTTGGCACAGACGGACTGCGCGGCACGGTCAACAACTATCCCATGACAGTTGATGTGGCCCTGCGCCTTGGTCTGGCGGCGGGCGTGCGTTTTCGGCGCGGCAACCACCAGCACAAGGTGGTTATCGGCAAGGATACGCGCCTTTCTGGCTACATGTTTGAATCGGCGCTTACCGCAGGCCTGTGCGCCGCCGGCATGCACGTCATCATGACAGGCCCTCTGCCCACCCCTGCCATTTCTTTTCTCACCCGCAGCATGCGGGCCGACCTTGGCGTGGTTATCTCCGCCTCGCACAATCCTTTTCACGATAACGGCATCAAGTTTTTCGACGCCGAGGGCTACAAGCTGCCCGACATGACGGAAGACGAAATCTCCGCCATGGTGCTCGATTCCAGCTTCAAGTGGCCCTACCCGGAGGCGCGCGGTGCTGGCCGCGCCACCAAAATCGAAGATGCCGGAGGGCGCTATATTGTTTACACAAAAAGCTGCTTCCCCACGCAGTTGACCCTTTCCGGTCTGCGTATTGTGGTTGACTGCGCCAACGGGGCCAGCTACAAGGTTGCCCCGCTGGCTCTTGAAGAACTGGGCGCCGAGGTTTTCCGCATTGGCACAAACCCCGACGGTACCAATATCAACGAGCACTGCGGTTCGCTCTACCCAGAAGTGGTGGCGGCCAAGGTGCGCGAGGTGCGGGCAGACGTGGGCCTTGCGCTGGACGGCGATGCCGACCGCCTCATTGTTGTGGACGAACACGGCAATATCATTGACGGTGACCAGCTCATGGCCATGTGCGCCCAGGCCATGATGGCCAGAGGCGAGCTGCCCGGCAACCTGCTGGTGGCCACGGCCATGAGCAACATGGCGCTGGAAATTTTCATGAAGGACCACGGCGGTTCGCTGATGCGCACCAAGGTTGGCGACCGCTACGTTATGGAAGCCATGCGGCGCGAGGGCGCCATGCTTGGCGGTGAACAGTCGGGGCATCTTATTTTCCACAAATACAGCACCACTGGCGACGGTCTGCTGGCGGCCCTACAGATTTTGCGTATCATGCGCGAAAAGGACAAGCCTCTCTCGGAGCTGGCTGGCAGGCTCCAGCCGTTCCCGCAGGTACTTATCAATGTGCGTGTGGAAAAACGACTGCCCTTCGAGGAACGGCCCGCCATCGGCGAGGCTGTTGCCAAGGTTGAGGCTGACCTGGCTGGTCGCGGCAGGGTACTGCTGCGCTACTCTGGCACAGAAGCCCTGTGCCGCGTTATGGTGGAAGGCGAAAACCCCAGCAAGGTCAAAGCCTACGCAGAAGATCTGGCCGTTGTGGTTGAACGCGAATTACGCTGATTTTAAGGACATGCGGCAACCATCATGGAATTCTGCAAGGCATGCACTACTTGCAGAACAGCTGCCATGCGTATATTGCTTGCATCGTTTTGTCGCTAATCCGTATTGACTTGTCTACCCCACTTGGAGGCATGCATGAAGAATATTCGTAAAGTCGTCATTCCCGTGGCCGGATGGGGTACCCGTTCCTTGCCAGCAACCAAGAATATTCCCAAGGAAATGCTGCCAATCTACAACAAGCCCGTCATTCAGTACGTGGTTGAAGAGGCCCAGCGCGCCAATATCGAAGATGTGATTTTCGTGACCAACCGCGACAAGACGGTGATCGAAGACCACTTCGACTACAACCTGCAGCTTGAAGGTGTGCTTGAACGCGCCGGCAAGCTGGACAAGCTGGCCGAAGTGCGCAAGGTGGCCGAAATGGTCAACATCATGTCTGTGCGCCAGAAGCGCCAGCTTGGTCTTGGGCACGCGGTGCTGTGCGCGCGCGAACTGGTGCGCGACGACCCCTTTGCCATCATGGTGGGCGACGACCTCATGTTTGGCGGCGCACCCGGCATTGGACAGCTCATTGAAGTGGCCATGGCAGAAAAAATGCCGGTCATCGGCGTTATGGAAGTGCCGTGGGAAAAGGTGAGCCGCTACGGCATCATCGACGGCGACGAAGTGACTCCCGGCGTCTTTCGCGTCAAAAGCATGGTGGAAAAGCCCGCCCGCGAGGACGCCCCCTCGCGCATGGCCATTGTGGGGCGCTATGTGCTCACCCCCGACATTTTCGATTATCTTGAAAAAGTCGAACCCGGCCACGGCGGCGAAATCCAGCTTACCGATGCCCTTCAGGCCATGGCGCAGGAAAGGGGTATGATGGCTGTGCGCATGTCTGGCATGCGCTTTGACGCTGGCGACTGGGCGGAGTTTCTCACCGCCAACATATACTTTGCCCTTCAGGACGAAGAACTGCGCTACGACCTGCTCAAGCTGCTCAAAAATTTTGTGCAGTTTCATTAAAAATATATCCACAGGCCCGAATCCGCGTGTCTCCTCCGGTACTGCCGGAGGAGACACGCTTGTTTTGCCCGTGCATCACACAAGAAATTTTGTCACTACGCAGAGGCTTGCCTTCGTGCCCGTATTGCGTAACTCTGCCCCTCATGTACGCCACCGTTGCCCTGCTCACTCCGCCTTACACCAGCCTTACCTACCTGCTGCCGCCCGAATTTCCCGCTGACTTCTGGCAGCCGGGCTTGCGCGTTGCCGTGCCGCTTGGCAGGGGAGAACGCTCTGCCCTGCGGGCCGCAGTGCTGTTGAGGGTAAGTCCCACCGCCGATATTCCTGAAGGCGTGGAGTGTAAAAGCCTTGCGTGGCCGCTGGAAAACGACGCACTGCTCCCCGCTGGACTGCTGGAACTGGCCGAAGATCTGGGCCGCCGCCAAGGTCTTCACCCTGGGCACATTCTCGGGCATGTACTGCCCCAGGGACTGCGCCTTGCCCGCGTACGGCTGCGCCACATTGAATCGGGTCAGGCTGCAGCGTGGACGCTTGCACGCATCCGTGAGGCCACACCGCAGCAACGGCAGGAGCTGGCGCAGGCCCTGTGCAGTGGAGCGGCCCGCATGCTGCCCCCCGGCACAGACGCCGCCAGCGAGGAATTCTGCCTGCTGCGGGTCGACCCGCCCTGGCCCGTGCGCCCCTCGGCCAAAAGGCAGATCGAGGTACTGGACTACCTGCACCAGCACGGCAGCGTGAGCCGCAGACGGCTTGTACAGTCCCTGGGGCAGGCCGTTGCTCCGGCGCTCCATACCCTGCTTGAAGCCGGGCATGTGAACCTCGCACGCGAAAGCGGTTTTGACGACGATGTCATCGACGCCACGGAACAAAGCCTGCTGCCCCCACCGCCGCTCCCATTCAGTCTCAATGATGATCAGAACACGGCGCTTGAGAATATGCTGGAAGCCCTGCACGCCGATATGGCGGCCTCGCGCCTGCTGTTTGGCGTAACCGGCAGCGGCAAAACCGCCGTGTATCTTGAGCTGGCCAAGGCATGTCTGGCGGCAGGAAAGAGCATTCTGCTGCTTGCGCCAGAGGTGGCCCTGGCCCACAAGCTGCGGCGCGACGCAACCTGCGCCCTGCCAGATGCCCCCCTGTTTTTTTACCACGGCTACCAGTCTCCAGCGCGGCGCGAAGCCACATTTCGCCAGCTGGCCCAGCACACGGGCCCCTGCGTGGTTGTGGGTACGCGCTCGGCCCTGTTTTTGCCCGTGCCGCATCTGACCTGCATTGTTCTTGATGAAGAGCACGACGGCTCGTTCAAACAGGATGAAAGTCTGGCCTATCAGGCCAAGGAAGTGGCATGGTTCAGGATTGCCCAGACCAGAGGGCTGCTGATTTTGGGATCAGCCACACCGGACCTCAAGACATTTTACGCTGCGGAAAACGGGCATCTGCCCAAGCTGAGCCTGCCGCGCCGTGTGGGCGGACGCGACCTGCCGCCGGTGGAACTGGTGGACATCAGCTCTCTCTCGCCTGCGTCAACCAGCATGGACGGCCTGCTGGCCCCGCAGAGCGAAGAAGCCCTGCGCGAAACCATTGCCCGCGGCGAGCAGGCTGTGGTGCTGCTGAACAGGCGTGGCTACGCGCCAGTCATGTACTGCCTTGACTGCAACCGCACCCTGCGCTGCCCACACTGCGAAATCGGCCTTACCTACCACAAGGGGCTTGAAAAGCTTGTCTGCCACTACTGCGGCTACAGCCGCCCCTTTCCTTCGCCCTGCCCCGAATGCAGCGGCATGAACTTTTTGCCCATGGGCGAGGGCACGGAAAGGCTGGCCGAGCGCCTGAGCGTGCTGGCTGGCGGCCCCGTGCTGCGGCTCGACCGGGACAGCACCCGCCGTCCCGGCCGCATGGAAGAAATACTGGCGGCATTTTCGCGGCAGGAGGCCCCCATTCTTGTGGGAACGCAGATGCTTTCCAAGGGGCACCACTTTCCGCTGGTTACACTGGCCGTGATCGCCGATGGCGACCTTGGCCTCAACCTGCCCGACTACCGGGCCGCAGAACGCACCTTTCAGCTGCTGGTACAGTCTGCCGGACGCGCTGGCCGGGGCGACAAGCCTGGCCGCGTCCTTATCCAGACGCGCGACGTAAGCCACTACTGCTGGCAATACGTGCGCAATGCCGATTATGAAGGTTTTTATCAGGCGGAACTGGCGCGCCGCAAACTGCGCAGGTATCCTCCTTTTGTGCGTTTGGCGCTCATACGCATTTCTTACGGCATCACCGAGCAGGCGGGAGCGGCAGCTCTGGGCGAACTGGCCCAGGCCCTGCGCGGCAAGGCCACAGAACTTGGCGTGCAGATGCTTGGCCCTGCGCCCGCTCCCCTGGCCCTGCTCAGAGGCCGTAAACGTTTTACATGCCTGATAAAAGGGCAGGACTGGCAAGCCATACGGTCTTTGTATTTTTTTGCCCTTTCGCAAAAAGCTTCAAGATTTCTGCGACTTTTTCTTGACCTTGATCCAATAAATATGTTGTGACACCCCATTACTGTTGGTGAGGGCGGTCCCCAGCCGCATACTTTCCGCGCCACAGCAGCCGTACCAGCGTGCATCAGGCAAGCCGGTTGGGTAGTTGTGCGCTTTTTTTGCAGCCTTAGCGGAGGAATTGATGAAGGTTTTTCGTGCGGTATGTTTTGCGCTGGCCCTCGTGGTTTGCTGCGCGCCCGTGGCCAGAGGTGAAGGTTTCGCCCTCAATGAATGGAGCGCAAGGGGTGTTTCCCTTGCTGGTGGTATGGTTGGTCGTGCTGACGACGTTTCTGCCATTGCCTATAATGCAGCAGGTATAACCCAGCTGCCCGGCACGCGGCTTATGGGCGGCTTTGCCCTTATCAGCCCTTCAGGCAACATCACCACCCAGATGGGTGGTCGCGAAACCAGCACCTACACCAAACCCGCCCTCTGGAATGCCCCCCACGCCTATGCCAGCCATCAGCTGAGCGACAACGCCTGGATAGGTATGGGCGTTTTTTCGCGCTTTGGCCTCGGCAACAGTTACGCCGGCGACTGGGCGGGCAAGTCCAATGTCTACGACATTGGCGTGCAGACCATCTCGTTTGTTCCCACCCTTGCCCTCAAGCTTAACGACATGCTTTCGGTTTCTGTGGGCGTAGAAGTCATGAACGCTCACATGTACATGGGCAATAAAATTTATACGGTCAGCCCCTCCAGCCCAACCAAGCCTTTTTATAATGACATGCAGCTCGAAGGTAACGGCTGGGGCTACGGTGCGCACCTTGGCCTGCACATGCGCCTCAATGACCAGTGGTCAGTGGGCCTTTCGTACAAAAGCCAGGTGACCATGAATATCAACGGCGATGTGGAATTTGCCTACAAAGGCAGAAACCTTGCCGCCTCCACCCTGCATCTGCCCCAGGCCAGCAACTGCTCTGCCAATACCGTTTTGCAGCTGCCCGATTCTGCCGCTCTTGGCATTGCTTACAAACCCCTCGACAACCTGAGCTTTGAACTGGGCACGGTGTGGACCCGCTGGTCTACCTACAATGCCCTGAACATCTACATGGACAACGGCTACAATTCCATCAACAACAAGGAATGGCGCGACGGCTGGAACTTCAACGCCAGCGTTGAATACAAGCCCCTTGACTGGTGGACCCTGCGCGCAGGTTTTTCGTATGAGACCCCGGTGGTCAACGAGAGCCACGCCGACTTTATGATTCCCACCAATGGCCGTCAGACACTCAGCGTCGGTACTGGCTTTAACTGGAACAACTGGACAATGGATCTTGCATACGCCCACCTGTGGATCAACTCTCTGGACTACAGCAGCACTGACGCCAAAGGCATTTCTGGCTCTGCTGGCATCACCGGCGGCAAATCCAAGGATGTTTCGGCCAATATTTACATGCTTTCCTTGAGCTACACATTCTAAATAGCGAGTTGCTTTCAAGCAACCCACTGTAATTACATACCCTGTCTGTCGGCCAGCGTGCCACAGCAATCAGTACCCGACTGTTTTGTACAAGCAGCCGGGTACTGATTTTTTTTACAATGCACTCAGAGTTTCAATCCGGAACAACAGACGAAACAAGAATGTAACACGCTAAAACATCATCGATATATATTACAATAGCTTAAAATATAGAAAAAATATTGACATTTTCTAATGATTGTTTCAACTTTAAAGCTGCCTTCTTTTTTGAAGGAAAGTACCTAGGAGGACTGTCATGAAACGCTTTATTCTTGCGTTGGCGCTGGTGCTGAGCTTGGCCCTGCCCAACATTGCCGCTGCCGAAGGCAACGGTATGTATCTGGCCCCCAAATTTTTGATGAGCTTCCAGAATTCTGGCCAAATCGAACGTTCCCGCGCTCTTGCTGGTTCGGGCGTAGACCAGTACAGCCAGTTCACCCTTGGTGGTGCCATGGCTTTTGGTTACGACTTCTGGCCCCAGCAGATGCTGCCCCTGCGTGCCGAAATTGAATTCGCACTGCGCGGCAACAACGAAAAAACCTGGAGCGACGGCGGCGCCGCCATCAAGCAGGTCAAGGGTACCTGGAACAGCTCTACCCTGTTTGCCAACCTGTTTTGGGATTTCCACAACGATTCCATCATGACCCCTTACGTGGGCGCCGGTCTTGGCATGGCCTTCAACTACGCTGGCTATGACTTCACCGACAACGCTGGTAACAAGTTCTCTGGCGACGAACGCTTCACCAATTTTGCCTGGAACGTGGGCGCTGGTGTGGCTTTCAACATCAACGAACATTTTGCCATCGACGCTGGCTACCGCTTTGTGAGCCTTGGTTACAACGATGTTAAGGTTACCTCTGGTGGCAACAGCTACAACGTGGGCAACCGCCCCTACAACAACGAATTCATGCTTGGCCTGCGCTACGGCTTCTAGCCATAGCACAGACCACGCGCCCCCAAAGGGCAGGTGCATTTCAGCGGAAACGCACTACAGTGCTGTGGACGCAGAGGCTGGTCATAGACCACCCAAGCTGCCCTGCGTCCAACACGAACAAAAACCCCGGCCATTGGCCGGGGTTTTTGCGTTGTGTACCCTGCCGGTTGGGACAAAACCATGCCCCAGGGGTTCGGGAACAAAACCTCAACACTTTCTTGATTTTCTTTTAAATCAGCAGGTTTTAAAAATTTACCAGCCAATCCCCCCTCAACAAATACGCATATCATCAAGGCGAAAATTTCTTTTTCCCTCTTGACAATCTGCCTTCCCTTACGGTGCGCATGGTTCAGTGCATACA contains the following coding sequences:
- the glmM gene encoding phosphoglucosamine mutase, whose amino-acid sequence is MAERLFGTDGLRGTVNNYPMTVDVALRLGLAAGVRFRRGNHQHKVVIGKDTRLSGYMFESALTAGLCAAGMHVIMTGPLPTPAISFLTRSMRADLGVVISASHNPFHDNGIKFFDAEGYKLPDMTEDEISAMVLDSSFKWPYPEARGAGRATKIEDAGGRYIVYTKSCFPTQLTLSGLRIVVDCANGASYKVAPLALEELGAEVFRIGTNPDGTNINEHCGSLYPEVVAAKVREVRADVGLALDGDADRLIVVDEHGNIIDGDQLMAMCAQAMMARGELPGNLLVATAMSNMALEIFMKDHGGSLMRTKVGDRYVMEAMRREGAMLGGEQSGHLIFHKYSTTGDGLLAALQILRIMREKDKPLSELAGRLQPFPQVLINVRVEKRLPFEERPAIGEAVAKVEADLAGRGRVLLRYSGTEALCRVMVEGENPSKVKAYAEDLAVVVERELR
- a CDS encoding outer membrane beta-barrel protein, producing the protein MKRFILALALVLSLALPNIAAAEGNGMYLAPKFLMSFQNSGQIERSRALAGSGVDQYSQFTLGGAMAFGYDFWPQQMLPLRAEIEFALRGNNEKTWSDGGAAIKQVKGTWNSSTLFANLFWDFHNDSIMTPYVGAGLGMAFNYAGYDFTDNAGNKFSGDERFTNFAWNVGAGVAFNINEHFAIDAGYRFVSLGYNDVKVTSGGNSYNVGNRPYNNEFMLGLRYGF
- a CDS encoding outer membrane protein transport protein: MKVFRAVCFALALVVCCAPVARGEGFALNEWSARGVSLAGGMVGRADDVSAIAYNAAGITQLPGTRLMGGFALISPSGNITTQMGGRETSTYTKPALWNAPHAYASHQLSDNAWIGMGVFSRFGLGNSYAGDWAGKSNVYDIGVQTISFVPTLALKLNDMLSVSVGVEVMNAHMYMGNKIYTVSPSSPTKPFYNDMQLEGNGWGYGAHLGLHMRLNDQWSVGLSYKSQVTMNINGDVEFAYKGRNLAASTLHLPQASNCSANTVLQLPDSAALGIAYKPLDNLSFELGTVWTRWSTYNALNIYMDNGYNSINNKEWRDGWNFNASVEYKPLDWWTLRAGFSYETPVVNESHADFMIPTNGRQTLSVGTGFNWNNWTMDLAYAHLWINSLDYSSTDAKGISGSAGITGGKSKDVSANIYMLSLSYTF
- the galU gene encoding UTP--glucose-1-phosphate uridylyltransferase GalU → MKNIRKVVIPVAGWGTRSLPATKNIPKEMLPIYNKPVIQYVVEEAQRANIEDVIFVTNRDKTVIEDHFDYNLQLEGVLERAGKLDKLAEVRKVAEMVNIMSVRQKRQLGLGHAVLCARELVRDDPFAIMVGDDLMFGGAPGIGQLIEVAMAEKMPVIGVMEVPWEKVSRYGIIDGDEVTPGVFRVKSMVEKPAREDAPSRMAIVGRYVLTPDIFDYLEKVEPGHGGEIQLTDALQAMAQERGMMAVRMSGMRFDAGDWAEFLTANIYFALQDEELRYDLLKLLKNFVQFH
- the priA gene encoding primosomal protein N' translates to MYATVALLTPPYTSLTYLLPPEFPADFWQPGLRVAVPLGRGERSALRAAVLLRVSPTADIPEGVECKSLAWPLENDALLPAGLLELAEDLGRRQGLHPGHILGHVLPQGLRLARVRLRHIESGQAAAWTLARIREATPQQRQELAQALCSGAARMLPPGTDAASEEFCLLRVDPPWPVRPSAKRQIEVLDYLHQHGSVSRRRLVQSLGQAVAPALHTLLEAGHVNLARESGFDDDVIDATEQSLLPPPPLPFSLNDDQNTALENMLEALHADMAASRLLFGVTGSGKTAVYLELAKACLAAGKSILLLAPEVALAHKLRRDATCALPDAPLFFYHGYQSPARREATFRQLAQHTGPCVVVGTRSALFLPVPHLTCIVLDEEHDGSFKQDESLAYQAKEVAWFRIAQTRGLLILGSATPDLKTFYAAENGHLPKLSLPRRVGGRDLPPVELVDISSLSPASTSMDGLLAPQSEEALRETIARGEQAVVLLNRRGYAPVMYCLDCNRTLRCPHCEIGLTYHKGLEKLVCHYCGYSRPFPSPCPECSGMNFLPMGEGTERLAERLSVLAGGPVLRLDRDSTRRPGRMEEILAAFSRQEAPILVGTQMLSKGHHFPLVTLAVIADGDLGLNLPDYRAAERTFQLLVQSAGRAGRGDKPGRVLIQTRDVSHYCWQYVRNADYEGFYQAELARRKLRRYPPFVRLALIRISYGITEQAGAAALGELAQALRGKATELGVQMLGPAPAPLALLRGRKRFTCLIKGQDWQAIRSLYFFALSQKASRFLRLFLDLDPINML